ACGCTGCTCAACCCGCCGATGCTGCGCCCCGAGGTCTGAGTCCGGACAGGGCCACGGCACCGCGGGCGCTGAGGCTCACGCGCAGTGGCCCGACGAACCATCAAAATGGAACAATTGCGAGAAATGGGACACATGGCGGTACTGTGGCCGGGTGAGTCCCTTCGTATCCCTTGTAGTGTCCGACCGGCCTCACGCCCCGCCGAGGGGCGACGCCTCGCACCGCCGAGCGGTCCGATTTCCTCCGCGGCCCGCAGCCTGCACACGACCGCCGTCGACGCCTCCGGCTGCGCGGCGCCGCTCGCCCCTGGCTCCGGCCCGCTAGCGACCTGTACGGCCCGTTGCCTGCCTGCCTGCCTGCCTGCCTGCCTGCCTGTCCGGACGACGGACCGATCGCCTCTGCGCTGCCTCCCTCGGCTCCGTCGTCGCTTTCGGGACGGAGTCTGCCGCCGGCTTATCGAGTGCCCTGTGCTCGCAGTCAGTTGGGTGGGACCGCAGGCCCTCACGGTCGGACCGGTTTATTGGCCGTCGGTGTATTTCTTTCCACCGCACCGGGATTGTCGGCGAGCTCCGCTGCGGCGCTTCTGTCGAGGCCGTCACCTGCCGTCCGGTGGCCGCGTCAAGTGCCCGTTCGGAATCGACCAAGACACATCTGTTCATGATGCGGTGCGCACGCCAACCCGTAGGCGGCGCAGGGGTGTTGTCGCCGACCCGTCTGGCCAGCGGATATGTGCCCGCGGCGCTTCCCGGCTTCTTCTGCTGATCGAGTAAGGCATATATTTTGGCGCCCTGTTGTTGTGGCCGCTGTCCACAACTCGCCATGGAGAGCGCATTTCTTTCCGATAAAGCGTCAATTCAGGGATGGGGGGCGATCACCCTTTCGTGTGCTTTTCACCAAAGACCTCAAGGGTGTTCAGGGTGTCGCCGACAAAAGATGCGTGAGTACCCTTGCGCACACCATGATGACCGCGGCTCGCCCCGGCGACACCGGCCTCGCAGGCCCGGGCGAGCTTGACCGCTACCCCTACGCCAACGCCGCCAACGCCGCGAACGCCAACAACGCAGCCGGCCACGACCGTGCCGAGCGCGTTTCGCAGGTCTGGGACAGCTCCGAGGCCGACATCGGCCGGGTCGGCCGTCGCGCGGCCGGCAGCCGCGGCCGCGGCCTGCACGGCCAACTCGTCCAACAGCTCGGCCAGATGATCGTCTCCGGCGATCTCGGCGCCGACCGTCCGCTCGTCCCCGAGGAGATCGGCCAGCGCTTCGAGGTATCCCGCACCGTCGTCCGTGAGTCGCTGCGCGTCCTCGAGGCCAAGGGCCTCGTCAGCGCTCGCCCCAATGTGGGCACCCGAGTGCGCCCGGTAAGCGACTGGAACCTCCTCGACCCCGACATCATCGAATGGCGGGCCTACGGGCCCCAGCGCGACGACCAGCGTCGCGAGCTCTGTGAGCTGCGCTGGACGATCGAGCCCCTCGCCGCCCGGCTCGCCGCCGGCCACGGCCGTGAGGACATCCAGCAGCGGCTGGCCGACATGGTCGAGATCATGGGCCACTCCGCCGCCCAGGGCGACACCATGACCTTCTCCCGTGCGGACGCCGAGTTCCACTCGCTGCTGCTACAGCTCGCCGGCAACCGCATGCTCGAGCACCTCTCGGGCATCGTCTCCTCCGCCCTGCATGTCTCCGGCGGCACCGCCGGCGGCTGTGAGCGACCGGTCGAGACGTCCGTGGGCCAGCACATGCGGGTCGTCGACGCCATCGGCTCCGGCGATGCCACGGCAGCCGAGTCCGCGATGCGCCAGCTCCTTGCCGCCCATGGCGAGATCGTGGGCCAAGGCTCCGGGACGCCCGTGGACCACGTCGTCCCCGCGCCCCGCGAGCACTGAAGGTCCGTACCCGACCGCGTACGGACCGTAGGCGCCGCGCGGCCCCCGTGCCCTGCGTACCCCTCGGGCAGGGCAGGTCGTACGCGGCGAGGCGCACACACATCGCCGGATCCGGGTCGTCGACCGGATCCGGCGACAGGTCTTGGAAGGGTTGCATGTCATATGACTGGGAATGGGTCGTTATGGGGTGTGACTCGGGCCACGCAGATTGGGCGTAACGCTCTTCCGGGAAGCGCGATGACTTAAGAGGTGATAGCCGAGGAGGGAATACGAGCGGCGTTCGTGACGCTGTTCAACTCCCCGGTTGCCCCTGCGCCGTCGGTCTATCCCCACCGGCGGTCGTCGGCTCCGATCCACACTGGACG
This Streptomyces decoyicus DNA region includes the following protein-coding sequences:
- a CDS encoding FadR/GntR family transcriptional regulator, yielding MLFTKDLKGVQGVADKRCVSTLAHTMMTAARPGDTGLAGPGELDRYPYANAANAANANNAAGHDRAERVSQVWDSSEADIGRVGRRAAGSRGRGLHGQLVQQLGQMIVSGDLGADRPLVPEEIGQRFEVSRTVVRESLRVLEAKGLVSARPNVGTRVRPVSDWNLLDPDIIEWRAYGPQRDDQRRELCELRWTIEPLAARLAAGHGREDIQQRLADMVEIMGHSAAQGDTMTFSRADAEFHSLLLQLAGNRMLEHLSGIVSSALHVSGGTAGGCERPVETSVGQHMRVVDAIGSGDATAAESAMRQLLAAHGEIVGQGSGTPVDHVVPAPREH